One region of Gorilla gorilla gorilla isolate KB3781 chromosome 13, NHGRI_mGorGor1-v2.1_pri, whole genome shotgun sequence genomic DNA includes:
- the SET gene encoding protein SET isoform X1, whose amino-acid sequence MAPKRQSPLPPQKKKPRPPPALGPEETSASAGLPKKGEKEQQEAIEHIDEVQNEIDRLNEQASEEILKVEQKYNKLRQPFFQKRSELIAKIPNFWVTTFVNHPQVSALLGEEDEEALHYLTRVEVTEFEDIKSGYRIDFYFDENPYFENKVLSKEFHLNESGDPSSKSTEIKWKSGKDLTKRSSQTQNKASRKRQHEEPESFFTWFTDHSDAGADELGEVIKDDIWPNPLQYYLVPDMDDEEGEGEEDDDDDEEEEGLEDIDEEGDEDEGEEDEDDDEGEEGEEDEGEDD is encoded by the exons ATGGCCCCTAAACGCCAGTCTCCACTCCCGCCTCAAAAGAAGAAACCAAGACCACCTCCTGCTCTGGGACCGGAGGAGACATCGGCCTCTGCAGGCTTGCCGAAGAAGGGAG AAAAAGAACAGCAAGAAGCGATTGAACACATTGATGAAGTACAAAATGAAATAGACAG ACTTAATGAACAAGCCAGTGAGGAGATTTTGAAAGTAGAACAGAAATATAACAAACTCCGCCAACCATTTTTTCAGAAGAGGTCAGAATTGATCGCCAAAATCCCAAATTTTTGGGTAACAACATTTGTCAACCATCCACAAG TGTCTGCACTGCTTGGGGAGGAAGACGAAGAGGCACTGCATTATTTGACCAGAGTTGAAGTGACAGAATTTGAAGATATTAAATCAGGTTACAGAATAGATTTT TATTTTGATGAAAATCCttactttgaaaataaagttCTCTCCAAAGAATTTCATCTGAATGAGAGTGGTGATCCATCTTCGAAGTCCACCGAAATCAAATGGAAATCTGGAAAG GATTTGACGAAACGTTCAAGTCAAACGCAGAATAAAGCCAGCAGGAAGAGGCAGCATGAGGAACCAGAGAGCTTCTTTACCTGGTTTACTGACCATTCTGATGCAGGTGCTGATGAGTTAGGAGAGGTCATCAAAGATGATATTTGGCCAAACCCATTACAGTACTACTTG gttcccGATATGGATgatgaagaaggagaaggagaagaagatgatgatgatgatgaagaggaggaaggatTAGAAGATATTGACGAAGAAGGGGATGAGGATGAAGgtgaagaagatgaagatgatgatgaaggggaggaaggagag GAGGATGAAGGAGAAGATGACTAA
- the SET gene encoding protein SET isoform X2, translated as MSAPAAKVSKKELNSNHDGADETSEKEQQEAIEHIDEVQNEIDRLNEQASEEILKVEQKYNKLRQPFFQKRSELIAKIPNFWVTTFVNHPQVSALLGEEDEEALHYLTRVEVTEFEDIKSGYRIDFYFDENPYFENKVLSKEFHLNESGDPSSKSTEIKWKSGKDLTKRSSQTQNKASRKRQHEEPESFFTWFTDHSDAGADELGEVIKDDIWPNPLQYYLVPDMDDEEGEGEEDDDDDEEEEGLEDIDEEGDEDEGEEDEDDDEGEEGEEDEGEDD; from the exons ATGTCGGCGCCGGCGGCCAAAGTCAGTAAAAAGGAGCTCAACTCCAACCACGACGGGGCCGACGAGACCTCAG AAAAAGAACAGCAAGAAGCGATTGAACACATTGATGAAGTACAAAATGAAATAGACAG ACTTAATGAACAAGCCAGTGAGGAGATTTTGAAAGTAGAACAGAAATATAACAAACTCCGCCAACCATTTTTTCAGAAGAGGTCAGAATTGATCGCCAAAATCCCAAATTTTTGGGTAACAACATTTGTCAACCATCCACAAG TGTCTGCACTGCTTGGGGAGGAAGACGAAGAGGCACTGCATTATTTGACCAGAGTTGAAGTGACAGAATTTGAAGATATTAAATCAGGTTACAGAATAGATTTT TATTTTGATGAAAATCCttactttgaaaataaagttCTCTCCAAAGAATTTCATCTGAATGAGAGTGGTGATCCATCTTCGAAGTCCACCGAAATCAAATGGAAATCTGGAAAG GATTTGACGAAACGTTCAAGTCAAACGCAGAATAAAGCCAGCAGGAAGAGGCAGCATGAGGAACCAGAGAGCTTCTTTACCTGGTTTACTGACCATTCTGATGCAGGTGCTGATGAGTTAGGAGAGGTCATCAAAGATGATATTTGGCCAAACCCATTACAGTACTACTTG gttcccGATATGGATgatgaagaaggagaaggagaagaagatgatgatgatgatgaagaggaggaaggatTAGAAGATATTGACGAAGAAGGGGATGAGGATGAAGgtgaagaagatgaagatgatgatgaaggggaggaaggagag GAGGATGAAGGAGAAGATGACTAA